Proteins encoded in a region of the Benincasa hispida cultivar B227 chromosome 2, ASM972705v1, whole genome shotgun sequence genome:
- the LOC120070941 gene encoding uncharacterized protein LOC120070941 isoform X2: MGSKLKFELERFLSENPMVACENGFSEESVQNGVSSVTADSSLSLEKIHSNGSLENGPVLINDLQQSSTGQFRTGESNRIGDRSLTSAVEKLSLGGEGTGQTWMNHPNLMDDQFEGYLNKQSMNSEASMVVDPSLRPSNRASNGYYEIRMPGLPPQLSFSARLVSDVHKKGEAGGHLTSFETPTSAMPFTHEVPARNLQLPLSSHHEQMLLNGLSPVHFMHPQQMNQGEIGPNCAKGEQLHSCRMQWQHQYLHDLHNQQLGHSNLFESCGNAAFGPLRFQSPKQQRFVEVPFHPCREQSKHEGFCNGNAHCAGSGIPNLAFATPYVDILDAQEKSFKQSSPRKIPTRTHGLIGVDCMKVPDSEKLKYYISQNGFLCPSCYVRQYGFASTAKDCVCHDNLRVSSMLSSYANRKIEIPPPKCNSLDEATGKIYLMAKDQHGCRFLQRMFSEGTKEDIEMIFGEIIHHVSELMVDPFGNYLIQKLLGVCDEDQRLQILYKINRPGELIRISCNMHGTRAVQKLIETLKTPEQFSMIVSLLKTGIVILMKNVNGNHVAQHCLQYLVPDYIGFLFDAATKSCVEVATDRHGCCVLQKCLAVSDARHRDRLLSEVVRNALVLSQDQYGNYVVQFALELARCPSNLPWVTSGIFKRLEGHFSDLSIQKYSSNVVERCVYAGDEYLAKVVDELINDERFSQIMLNPYGNYAVQAVLARSGVCKSSVHAKLVAAIRPHVPLLRTNMYGKKVLAVLAKSN; the protein is encoded by the exons atgggcAGTAAACTGAAGTTTGAACTTGAGAGGTTTCTCAGTGAGAATCCGATGGTTGCTTGTGAAAATGGATTTTCTGAAGAATCTGTTCAAAACGGAGTATCTTCAGTGACTGCAGATTCCAGTTTGTCCTTGGAGAAAATCCACAGTAATGGAAGTTTGGAGAATGGACCGGTCTTGATCAATGATCTTCAGCAATCAAGTACTGGTCAATTTCGGACTGGGGAAAGTAACCGGATTGGAGACCGGTCCTTGACATCTGCAGTGGAGAAATTAAGTTTGGGTGGGGAGGGGACAGGGCAAACTTGGATGAATCATCCCAATTTAATGGATGACCAATTTGAAGGCTATTTGAATAAGCAATCAATGAACTCTGAAGCATCAATGGTAGTTGATCCCTCTTTGAGGCCTTCGAATCGTGCGAGCAATGGTTATTATGAAATTCGTATGCCGGGTCTTCCCCCTCAGCTCTCATTTTCAGCAAGACTTGTTTCTGATGTCCACAAGAAGGGGGAGGCTGGCGGCCACCTTACGTCATTTGAGACTCCTACCTCTGCTATGCCATTCACTCATGAAGTGCCTGCTAGAAATTTGCAGCTTCCTTTATCCTCTCATCATGAGCAAATGTTGCTGAATGGATTATCCCCAGTTCATTTTATGCACCCACAACAAATGAATCAAGGTGAAATAGGTCCAAATTGTGCAAAAGGAGAGCAGCTCCATAGCTGCAGGATGCAATGGCAGCACCAATACCTGCATGATCTTCATAATCAGCAACTAGGACATTCGAATCTATTTGAATCTTGTGGTAATGCTGCATTTGGGCCGTTGCGGTTTCAGAGTCCTAAGCAGCAACGTTTTGTTGAGGTTCCATTTCATCCCTGTCGTGAGCAGTCTAAACATGAAGGATTCTGCAATGGGAATGCACATTGTGCGGGTTCAGGGATAccaaatcttgcatttgcaacaCCTTATGTAGATATATTAGATGCACAGGAAAAAAGTTTCAAGCAAAGTTCTCCTAGGAAGATTCCCACAAGGACCCATGGACTGATTGGAGTTGATTGTATGAAGGTTCCAGATTCTGAGAAACTCAAATATTATATCAGTCAAAATGGATTTCTTTGTCCAAGTTGTTATGTTAGGCAGTATGGTTTTGCTTCAACAGCCAAAGATTGCGTCTGTCATGACAACTTAAGAGTATCTTCTATGTTGTCTAGTTATGCAAATCGTAAAATAGAGATTCCGCCTCCAAAATGTAACTCTCTTGATGAAGCCACGGGTAAAATttatctcatggctaaagatcAACATGGTTGTCGCTTCTTACAAAGGATGTTCAGTGAGGGTACGAAGGAAGATATTGAGATGATTTTCGGTGAGATCATTCATCATGTTTCCGAGCTCATGGTAGATCCTTTTGGAAACTATTTGATACAGAAGCTCCTTGGAGTTTGTGATGAGGATCAGCGCCTTCAGATTCTTTATAAGATTAACAGACCTGGTGAACTGATTCGAATTTCGTGTAATATGCATGG GACTCGTGCTGTTCAAAAGCTCATTGAGACTCTCAAAACCCCAGAGCAGTTTTCCATGATTGTCTCTTTGTTGAAGACTGGTATAGTGATTCTCATGAAAAATGTAAATGGTAACCACGTAGCACAGCATTGTCTGCAGTATTTGGTGCCTGATTATATTGGG TTTCTTTTTGATGCTGCAACAAAATCTTGTGTCGAGGTTGCAACAGATCGTCATGGTTGTTGCGTGCTTCAAAAATGCCTTGCTGTTTCTGATGCTAGACACCGAGACCGTTTGCTAAGTGAGGTTGTACGTAATGCTTTGGTCCTTTCCCAAGATCAGTACGG GAACTATGTCGTGCAATTTGCCCTCGAGCTTGCACGGTGTCCTTCTAACCTTCCTTGGGTGACATCTGGCATCTTCAAACGGCTAGAAGGCCATTTTTCGGACTTGTCCATCCAGAAATATAGCAGTAATGTTGTTGAAAGATGTGTTTATGCTGGAGATGAATATCTCGCCAAAGTCGTCGATGAGTTGATAAATGATGAACGATTCAGT
- the LOC120070941 gene encoding uncharacterized protein LOC120070941 isoform X1, with protein sequence MMFVKNFMTHVFVSLFIVIKGFSRVQNRKMGSKLKFELERFLSENPMVACENGFSEESVQNGVSSVTADSSLSLEKIHSNGSLENGPVLINDLQQSSTGQFRTGESNRIGDRSLTSAVEKLSLGGEGTGQTWMNHPNLMDDQFEGYLNKQSMNSEASMVVDPSLRPSNRASNGYYEIRMPGLPPQLSFSARLVSDVHKKGEAGGHLTSFETPTSAMPFTHEVPARNLQLPLSSHHEQMLLNGLSPVHFMHPQQMNQGEIGPNCAKGEQLHSCRMQWQHQYLHDLHNQQLGHSNLFESCGNAAFGPLRFQSPKQQRFVEVPFHPCREQSKHEGFCNGNAHCAGSGIPNLAFATPYVDILDAQEKSFKQSSPRKIPTRTHGLIGVDCMKVPDSEKLKYYISQNGFLCPSCYVRQYGFASTAKDCVCHDNLRVSSMLSSYANRKIEIPPPKCNSLDEATGKIYLMAKDQHGCRFLQRMFSEGTKEDIEMIFGEIIHHVSELMVDPFGNYLIQKLLGVCDEDQRLQILYKINRPGELIRISCNMHGTRAVQKLIETLKTPEQFSMIVSLLKTGIVILMKNVNGNHVAQHCLQYLVPDYIGFLFDAATKSCVEVATDRHGCCVLQKCLAVSDARHRDRLLSEVVRNALVLSQDQYGNYVVQFALELARCPSNLPWVTSGIFKRLEGHFSDLSIQKYSSNVVERCVYAGDEYLAKVVDELINDERFSQIMLNPYGNYAVQAVLARSGVCKSSVHAKLVAAIRPHVPLLRTNMYGKKVLAVLAKSN encoded by the exons ATGATGTTTGTGAAAAACTTTATGACCCATGTTTTTGTTTCCCTTTTCATT GTGATTAAGGGGTTCTCCCGtgtacaaaatagaaaaatgggcAGTAAACTGAAGTTTGAACTTGAGAGGTTTCTCAGTGAGAATCCGATGGTTGCTTGTGAAAATGGATTTTCTGAAGAATCTGTTCAAAACGGAGTATCTTCAGTGACTGCAGATTCCAGTTTGTCCTTGGAGAAAATCCACAGTAATGGAAGTTTGGAGAATGGACCGGTCTTGATCAATGATCTTCAGCAATCAAGTACTGGTCAATTTCGGACTGGGGAAAGTAACCGGATTGGAGACCGGTCCTTGACATCTGCAGTGGAGAAATTAAGTTTGGGTGGGGAGGGGACAGGGCAAACTTGGATGAATCATCCCAATTTAATGGATGACCAATTTGAAGGCTATTTGAATAAGCAATCAATGAACTCTGAAGCATCAATGGTAGTTGATCCCTCTTTGAGGCCTTCGAATCGTGCGAGCAATGGTTATTATGAAATTCGTATGCCGGGTCTTCCCCCTCAGCTCTCATTTTCAGCAAGACTTGTTTCTGATGTCCACAAGAAGGGGGAGGCTGGCGGCCACCTTACGTCATTTGAGACTCCTACCTCTGCTATGCCATTCACTCATGAAGTGCCTGCTAGAAATTTGCAGCTTCCTTTATCCTCTCATCATGAGCAAATGTTGCTGAATGGATTATCCCCAGTTCATTTTATGCACCCACAACAAATGAATCAAGGTGAAATAGGTCCAAATTGTGCAAAAGGAGAGCAGCTCCATAGCTGCAGGATGCAATGGCAGCACCAATACCTGCATGATCTTCATAATCAGCAACTAGGACATTCGAATCTATTTGAATCTTGTGGTAATGCTGCATTTGGGCCGTTGCGGTTTCAGAGTCCTAAGCAGCAACGTTTTGTTGAGGTTCCATTTCATCCCTGTCGTGAGCAGTCTAAACATGAAGGATTCTGCAATGGGAATGCACATTGTGCGGGTTCAGGGATAccaaatcttgcatttgcaacaCCTTATGTAGATATATTAGATGCACAGGAAAAAAGTTTCAAGCAAAGTTCTCCTAGGAAGATTCCCACAAGGACCCATGGACTGATTGGAGTTGATTGTATGAAGGTTCCAGATTCTGAGAAACTCAAATATTATATCAGTCAAAATGGATTTCTTTGTCCAAGTTGTTATGTTAGGCAGTATGGTTTTGCTTCAACAGCCAAAGATTGCGTCTGTCATGACAACTTAAGAGTATCTTCTATGTTGTCTAGTTATGCAAATCGTAAAATAGAGATTCCGCCTCCAAAATGTAACTCTCTTGATGAAGCCACGGGTAAAATttatctcatggctaaagatcAACATGGTTGTCGCTTCTTACAAAGGATGTTCAGTGAGGGTACGAAGGAAGATATTGAGATGATTTTCGGTGAGATCATTCATCATGTTTCCGAGCTCATGGTAGATCCTTTTGGAAACTATTTGATACAGAAGCTCCTTGGAGTTTGTGATGAGGATCAGCGCCTTCAGATTCTTTATAAGATTAACAGACCTGGTGAACTGATTCGAATTTCGTGTAATATGCATGG GACTCGTGCTGTTCAAAAGCTCATTGAGACTCTCAAAACCCCAGAGCAGTTTTCCATGATTGTCTCTTTGTTGAAGACTGGTATAGTGATTCTCATGAAAAATGTAAATGGTAACCACGTAGCACAGCATTGTCTGCAGTATTTGGTGCCTGATTATATTGGG TTTCTTTTTGATGCTGCAACAAAATCTTGTGTCGAGGTTGCAACAGATCGTCATGGTTGTTGCGTGCTTCAAAAATGCCTTGCTGTTTCTGATGCTAGACACCGAGACCGTTTGCTAAGTGAGGTTGTACGTAATGCTTTGGTCCTTTCCCAAGATCAGTACGG GAACTATGTCGTGCAATTTGCCCTCGAGCTTGCACGGTGTCCTTCTAACCTTCCTTGGGTGACATCTGGCATCTTCAAACGGCTAGAAGGCCATTTTTCGGACTTGTCCATCCAGAAATATAGCAGTAATGTTGTTGAAAGATGTGTTTATGCTGGAGATGAATATCTCGCCAAAGTCGTCGATGAGTTGATAAATGATGAACGATTCAGT